The Bacteroidales bacterium genome has a window encoding:
- a CDS encoding exodeoxyribonuclease VII large subunit gives MENELTLLELNQKVKKTLNREFQNTYWVIAEISELKINRKGHCYLDLVEKDEFGDRIVAKAKGIIWSYTFRMLKPYFETSTGREFKQGLKIMVNVSVEFHELYGYSLYIHDIEPSYTLGDIARRRLEVIKKLEEEGIMDMNQQLPLPHVPQKIAVISSKTAAGYTDFMEQIHNNPYGYIFYSKLFPAYMQGDEAEGSLIEALEKIYHHEALFDAVAIIRGGGAHADLGCFDQYQLAANVAQFPLPVITGIGHEKDESVVDMVAHTKMKTPTAVADFFVSLAYEYEERLLGLRDGVVEKTNQNINFENQRIRNLSGRIHPNVKSIMEKSKNTIEIRKEKLLHVYGKFLDRKQQNLTAYSNQLVRSYERSFQKNLLELQNYQRSFENSIKNYLTSQKKHINNLEKAKEYLDPKNVLKRGFSITQKNNHPVKSIREVE, from the coding sequence ATGGAGAATGAGCTGACCCTACTTGAACTAAACCAAAAAGTCAAGAAAACCCTCAACCGGGAATTTCAAAATACCTATTGGGTCATTGCAGAAATAAGTGAGCTTAAAATAAACAGAAAAGGCCACTGTTACCTCGATCTGGTGGAAAAGGACGAATTCGGAGACAGAATTGTAGCCAAGGCCAAGGGGATCATCTGGTCTTACACTTTCCGGATGCTCAAACCCTATTTTGAAACCTCCACCGGCCGGGAATTCAAACAGGGACTGAAGATCATGGTCAATGTTTCCGTGGAGTTCCATGAATTATACGGGTACAGCCTCTATATCCATGATATTGAGCCCAGCTATACCCTGGGTGACATTGCCAGACGAAGGCTTGAAGTAATAAAAAAACTTGAAGAGGAAGGAATAATGGACATGAACCAACAGCTTCCATTGCCTCATGTTCCCCAGAAGATAGCCGTTATTTCCTCAAAAACGGCTGCCGGCTACACAGATTTTATGGAACAAATCCACAACAATCCGTACGGTTATATCTTCTATTCAAAGCTGTTCCCGGCCTACATGCAGGGCGATGAAGCCGAAGGTTCCCTAATAGAGGCACTGGAAAAGATTTACCATCACGAAGCCTTGTTTGATGCCGTAGCCATTATCAGGGGAGGAGGCGCCCATGCCGACCTGGGATGTTTCGATCAATACCAGTTGGCTGCTAACGTGGCCCAGTTTCCTCTTCCGGTCATTACGGGTATCGGACACGAAAAAGATGAATCGGTGGTAGATATGGTGGCTCATACCAAAATGAAAACACCTACTGCAGTAGCAGATTTCTTTGTATCCCTGGCTTATGAATATGAAGAAAGATTGTTGGGTTTAAGAGATGGCGTGGTGGAAAAAACAAACCAAAATATCAACTTTGAAAATCAAAGAATACGGAATCTCTCCGGTCGAATTCATCCCAATGTAAAAAGCATCATGGAAAAATCGAAAAATACCATTGAAATCAGAAAAGAAAAACTGCTTCATGTCTATGGCAAGTTCCTGGACAGAAAGCAACAAAACCTTACAGCATACTCAAATCAGCTCGTTCGCTCCTATGAGCGATCATTCCAAAAAAATCTGCTTGAATTACAAAATTATCAACGAAGTTTTGAAAATTCGATAAAAAACTACTTAACATCCCAAAAGAAGCACATCAACAATCTGGAGAAAGCCAAAGAATATCTGGATCCCAAAAATGTATTAAAACGGGGTTTTAGTATTACACAAAAGAACAATCATCCTGTAAAATCCATTCGGGAGGTTGAAA